GTAAATGGCTTGATCTCGAAGAGATCGCTCTCTCAACTCCCGGCTGTCCGGCTGGCCTGGGTGTCTGATCGTTACCACGGCGGCTGTTGACACGCGCGGGGCCGAGGAAGACCCTTCTCGGGGAGCGCTCTCTTCAAGATCATTGCGATTGCCCCCCATGGAGGGTTCAATGGGCAAGCTTCGTCCCCGGCTGGTCACCCCTCTGCTCGCCACCGTCATGGTTCTCGGCCTGTCCGCCTGCGGAGGCGGCACGGACGCCGGCGCCTCGCCGGACGCCGCGCGGCCGGCTGAGAAGATCAAGCTCACCGTCGCGCTGTTCAGCGACTTCCATTTCGCGCCGCTGTACGAGGAGTTCAAGAAGACGCACCCGAACGTCGAGATCGTCGAACGCCGCGCGCAGTTCAACGACCACCACACCAACCTCACCACCCAGCTCGCCACCGGGTCGGGTGCGGCCGACGTCATCGCGGTGGAGGCCGGGTACATCGCGACGTTCACCCCGCTCGCCGACAAGTTCCACGACCTCGGCCAGTACGGCCTCACCAAGCGCCAGGGGGACTACCTGGACTGGAAGTGGCGGCAGGGCCTGTCGCCGGACGGCGGTAAGCTGCTCGGCCTCGGCACCGACGTCGGCGGTCTCGCCATGTGCTACCGCACCGACCTGTTCGAGAAGGCCGGCCTGCCGACCGGCCGCGACGAGGTCTCCGCGCTGTGGCCCACCTGGGAGGCGTACATGGAGGCCGGCAAGAAGTTCACCGCCGCCAAGGTGGCAGGCGCCAAGTGGTTCGACGGCCCCGGCGAGAACTTCCGTGCCATGGTCGACCAGGCCCCCGTCGGCTTCTACGACGAACAGAACACCCTGGTCGCCGGCACCAACCCCGACGTGCGCAAGGCGTGGGACCTGTCGGTCGCGATGATCCAGGCCGGCCAGTCCGCCGAGCTCGCCGCGTTCAGCCCACCGTGGAACACCGGCCTCACCAAGGGCTCGTTCGCCACCATCATCTGCCCCTCGTGGAAGACCGGCAGCATCAAGGACGCCGCACCCGCGACGTCCGGCAAGTGGGACGTCGCGGCGGTCCCCGGCGGCGGTGGCGGCAACCAGGGAGGCACGCACCTGATGGCCCCCAAGCAAGGTAAGCATCCCAAGGAGGCCGCCGAGCTGATCGACCTGCTGACGAGCAAGGACACCCAGCTCAAGCTGTTCACCGAGGCCGGCGCGCTGCCGTCCATCCCGGCGCTGTACGACGACCCCGCCATCACGTCGTACGTCAACCCGTTCTTCAGCGACGCGCCGACCGGCAAGATCTTCACCGACGCCGCCAAGGCGCTCAAGCCGCAGCACGTCGGCCCGAAGGCCGGTGACGTGCTCACCGCCTTCGGCAACGGCCTGCAGCGCATCGAGCAGGGCAAGCAGGCACCGCAGGACGCGTGGCAGCAGGTCCTCAAGGACCTCGACCGCATCAAGTAGCCCCCGGCGCGCGGCCGGTCCGCCGTGTCCGGACCGGCCGCGCCGCACGCGTACCCGCGAAAGGAGGTCGCCATGGCGACCCGCGCCTCCACGGCGGTGACCCCGTCCCGCCGGCCCCAGCTCCCCCCGCCGCGGGACCGCGCGAGGCTGCGCGTCCTCGCGCACCGGCTCGACATGAAGGCGTCCCCGTACGCCTACGTCGCGCCGTACCTGCTGCTGTTCTGCGCGTTCGGCCTGTTCCCGCTGCTGTACACCGCCTGGGTGAGCCTGCACGACTGGACGCTGCTGTCCGACACGCACACCTTCGTCGGGCTCGGCAACTTCCAGGCCCTGCTCGGTGACGAGTACTTCTGGAACGCCGCCTTCAACACGCTGTCCATCGGCGTCCTGTCCACGGTGCCGCAGCTCGCGCTCGCCATCTGGCTGGCGCACCTGCTGAACCGGCCGCTGCGCGCGCAGACGATCTTCCGGGTGACGCTGCTGCTGCCGAACGTCACCAGTGTCGTCGCGGTGGTCGTCATCTTCAGCCAGCTCTTCGGCCGCGACTTCGGCCTCGTCAACTGGGTGCTGTCGTGGTCAGGCGCGCAGCCGGTCGACTGGAACGCCGGCACGGCGTCCTCGCACGTGGCCATCTCCGTCATGATCATGTGGCGGTGGACCGGGTACAACGCGCTCATCTTCCTCGCCGCCATGCAGGCGGTGCCGCGCGAGCTGTACGAGGCCGCCACCATCGACGGCGCGAGCGGTTTCACGCAGCTCCGGAGGATCACCATCCCGATGATCCGGCCCACCGTCGTCTTCGTGGTCATCACCTCGACCATCGGGGCCATGCAGGTGCTCGCCGAGCCGCTGCTGTTCGGCGTCTACAGCCTCACCGGCGGCCCCGACCGGCAGTACCAGACGCTCTCGCTGTTCATCTACGAGAACTTCACCAAGCTCGACTTCGGGTACGCCTCGGCGATCTCCTGGATGATGTTCCTGTTCATCGTCGTGGCGGCCGCGGTCAACTACCTGCTCACGCGCCGAGCGAGAGGAAGCCTGACGTGATGCCGCGGACCGCGCCGGGCCCGGCCCGCACCCTCACCTACCTCACCTTGCTCGCGGTGGCGTTCTTCTCGGCGCTTCCCCTCTACTACAGCGTGGTGGTCGCCTCACGCGACAACGCGGCGCTCGCCGAGGTGCCGCCGCCGCTGATCCCCGGCGGCAACCTGTTCGCCAACGTCTCCCGCGTGTTCGACACCGTGCCGTTCGCGCTCGCGCTGCTGAACTCGGTGCTGGTCGCCGGCACGATCGCGGTGTCGGTGATGTTCTTCTCCACCATGGCGGGTTTCGCCTTCGCCAAGCTCCGCTTCCGTGGCGGCAGGTTCCTGCTGCTTCTCACCGTCGCCACCATGATGGTGCCGGCGCAGCTCGGCATCATCCCGCTGTACATGCTCATGGTGAAGCTGGAGTGGACCGGCTCCATGTACGCGCTCGTCGTCCCCGCGCTGATCAACGCGTTCGGTGTCTTCTTCATGACCCAGTACCTGTCGCGTGCCCTCCCCACCGAGTTGCTCGAAGCCGGCCGGGTGGACGGCTGCACGACCTGGGGCCTGTTCTGGCACGTCGTGTTGCCGGCCGCGCGGCCGGCAGCCGCGGTGCTCGGCATGCTGACGTTCATGTCG
The window above is part of the Sphaerisporangium rubeum genome. Proteins encoded here:
- a CDS encoding extracellular solute-binding protein translates to MGKLRPRLVTPLLATVMVLGLSACGGGTDAGASPDAARPAEKIKLTVALFSDFHFAPLYEEFKKTHPNVEIVERRAQFNDHHTNLTTQLATGSGAADVIAVEAGYIATFTPLADKFHDLGQYGLTKRQGDYLDWKWRQGLSPDGGKLLGLGTDVGGLAMCYRTDLFEKAGLPTGRDEVSALWPTWEAYMEAGKKFTAAKVAGAKWFDGPGENFRAMVDQAPVGFYDEQNTLVAGTNPDVRKAWDLSVAMIQAGQSAELAAFSPPWNTGLTKGSFATIICPSWKTGSIKDAAPATSGKWDVAAVPGGGGGNQGGTHLMAPKQGKHPKEAAELIDLLTSKDTQLKLFTEAGALPSIPALYDDPAITSYVNPFFSDAPTGKIFTDAAKALKPQHVGPKAGDVLTAFGNGLQRIEQGKQAPQDAWQQVLKDLDRIK
- a CDS encoding carbohydrate ABC transporter permease, with amino-acid sequence MATRASTAVTPSRRPQLPPPRDRARLRVLAHRLDMKASPYAYVAPYLLLFCAFGLFPLLYTAWVSLHDWTLLSDTHTFVGLGNFQALLGDEYFWNAAFNTLSIGVLSTVPQLALAIWLAHLLNRPLRAQTIFRVTLLLPNVTSVVAVVVIFSQLFGRDFGLVNWVLSWSGAQPVDWNAGTASSHVAISVMIMWRWTGYNALIFLAAMQAVPRELYEAATIDGASGFTQLRRITIPMIRPTVVFVVITSTIGAMQVLAEPLLFGVYSLTGGPDRQYQTLSLFIYENFTKLDFGYASAISWMMFLFIVVAAAVNYLLTRRARGSLT
- a CDS encoding carbohydrate ABC transporter permease; the encoded protein is MPRTAPGPARTLTYLTLLAVAFFSALPLYYSVVVASRDNAALAEVPPPLIPGGNLFANVSRVFDTVPFALALLNSVLVAGTIAVSVMFFSTMAGFAFAKLRFRGGRFLLLLTVATMMVPAQLGIIPLYMLMVKLEWTGSMYALVVPALINAFGVFFMTQYLSRALPTELLEAGRVDGCTTWGLFWHVVLPAARPAAAVLGMLTFMSAWNDYFWPLVALTPENPTVQVALSTLAAGYVSDYALSLAGTALGTLPLVFVFALLGKQVIGGIMQGAVKG